From Oncorhynchus mykiss isolate Arlee chromosome 6, USDA_OmykA_1.1, whole genome shotgun sequence, the proteins below share one genomic window:
- the cfap157 gene encoding cilia- and flagella-associated protein 157 isoform X3 — MPKKNGKKSGDKSTKKEIIGFGDKTCFDDALSESGKDFYRSQIRDLEEQLEKYQHKCDELEVQQKDFSSQYFTVEKEKKDIVLYLKRSLAQKEDELTDLLERLVGLQQAKEAEKDSFELQLSQLRQEFQENKDKLTSENMVLAGKLAALEEFRVQKEELMAHLEGLEEQLGKQRQEHHTVIYSLERKAVLDNDRLKKEMQQHVAAVAAEFRRVSDRKMPETTMRAIHENVSVTAQLSQLSDKSKQLLEENEDLRDKEKHIRREMEVLEPLFNKMTRKSLSNQKVIHQLTEKCKQMQAELEEYARAQEEHQQLQKDHVVLLAEMHALRQVQASLLEETGRNCAEANRLGRALEEERDVRGQLETILQAAAFALKQALMEVPKEEDSEVKTLVRRNQMMQKLLAVLDSAALLGKGPAMKDFIPEGDSLHELKTGPGPGRSSGLLGPLLKDTTQLSHFKTGDLGLVPRRTHNYNNILSKMGPLSKSTRLQLHRKVSPPQKRTSPSKPSGPESLAPPLRDPPRGSLLSPHRPSPTRGSAAEPILR, encoded by the exons ATATCAGCACAAATGTGATGAGTTGGAGGTGCAACAGAAGGACTTCTCCTCTCAGTATTTCACCGttgagaaggagaagaaagacaTTGTGCTCTACCTGAAGCGCTCGCTGGCCCAGAAGGAGGATGAGCTAACAGACTTGTTGGAGAGACTGGTGGGACTGCAGCAGGCCAAGGAAGCTGAGAAGGACTCCTTTGAGCTGCAGCTCAGTCAACTTCGCCAAGAGTTCCAGGAGAACAAGGACAAGCTCACCTCAGAGAACATGGTCCTTG CGGGTAAGCTAGCAGCTCTCGAGGAGTTCCGTGTACAAAAGGAGGAGCTGATGGCCCACTTGGAAGGCCTGGAGGAGCAGCTTGGGAAGCAGAGACAGGAGCACCACACAGTCATCTACAGCCTGGAGAGGAAGGCTGTGCTGGACAATGACAG ACTAAAGAAGGAGATGCAGCAGCACGTGGCGGCGGTGGCAGCCGAGTTTCGGCGCGTGTCGGACAGGAAGATGCCAGAGACGACCATGAGGGCCATCCACGAGAATGTGTCTGTGACGGCCCAGCTTAGTCAGCTGTCAGACAAGAGCAAGCAGCTGCTGGAGGAGAACGAGGATCTGAGGGATAAAGAGAAGCATATTCGCAGAGAGATGGAGGTCCTGGAGCCCTTGTTCAACAAGATGACCCGTAAGAGCCTCAGCAACCAGAAG GTGATCCATCAGCTCACAGAGAAGTGTAAGCAGATGCAGGCTGAGTTGGAGGAGTATGCTAGGGCTCAAGAGGAGCATCAACAACTGCAGAAGGATCATGTTGTACTGCTGGCAGAGATGCATGCCCTAAG GCAGGTGCAGGCCTCTCTgttggaggagacagggaggaactGTGCCGAGGCAAACAGGCTGGGGAGAgcgctggaggaggagagggacgtGAGAGGACAACTGGAGACCATCCTACAGGCGGCTGCATTCGCCCTGAAACAGGCCCTCATG GAGGTGCCTAAAGAGGAGGACTCTGAGGTGAAGACTCTGGTGCGGAGGAACCAAATGATGCAGAAGCTGTTGGCTGTGTTGGACAGTGCTGCTCTGTTGGGGAAAGGGCCTGCCATGAAGGACTTCATCCCAGAGGGAGACTCCCTCCACGAGCTCAAGACCGGCCCTGGCCCAGGAAG ATCATCAGGGCTTCTTGGTCCTCTTCTCAAGGACACCACCCAGCTGTCTCACTTCAAGACAGGAGACCTGGGCCTTGTACCGCGACGGAcacacaactacaacaacatcCTGTCCAAGATGGGACCCCTCTCCAAGAGCACCCGCCTTCAACTGCACAG GAAAGTCTCACCACCCCAGAAGAGGACCAGCCCATCCAAACCCTCTGGTCCAGAGAGCCTGGCTCCTCCACTCAGGGACCCTCCCAGAGGGAGCCTGCTTTCCCCCCACAGGCCCTCTCCAACCAGGGGCAGCGCCGCTGAACCCATCCTCAGATAG